Proteins found in one Solirubrobacterales bacterium genomic segment:
- a CDS encoding sulfite exporter TauE/SafE family protein has product MSRDRLAKLVAIGTAAGAFSGLFGVGGGTVIVPLLILWLGYGEREATGTSLAAIVVIAALAAAGQGLYGNVDIGNALVVGAPAMFGVVAGAALQQRLPERAVAFLFAALLVATAVALVLP; this is encoded by the coding sequence GTGTCCCGTGATCGACTCGCGAAGCTGGTGGCGATCGGCACCGCAGCGGGGGCCTTCAGCGGCCTCTTCGGGGTCGGTGGCGGGACGGTGATCGTGCCGCTCTTGATCCTCTGGCTCGGCTACGGCGAGCGGGAGGCAACTGGCACCAGCCTGGCTGCCATCGTGGTCATCGCCGCTTTGGCGGCGGCCGGGCAGGGGCTGTACGGGAACGTCGACATAGGGAACGCGCTCGTCGTCGGAGCCCCGGCGATGTTCGGGGTCGTGGCCGGGGCCGCGCTTCAGCAACGGCTCCCGGAGCGCGCGGTGGCGTTCCTGTTTGCGGCTCTCCTGGTGGCGACGGCCGTGGCCCTGGTCCTGCCCTGA
- the otsB gene encoding trehalose-phosphatase, giving the protein MEARIAELIAPLRAAAGTAAVLCDVDGTLAPIVDDPGSATVPVGTQKVLRALAQRYAVVACVSGRRAAEARRLVGIEELTYAGNHGLELLAPGAEATVDLAPTEGGLAARAFVGELQESTLADAGLRLEDKGPIQALHWRTAPDEGAAERLASEVAAGARKAGLEPRWGRRVLEIRPTSGIDKGTAVRRLLSAQRIDRALFGGDDRTDLDAFRALRSLGAAGSLVAAVCIGIDSAEAPEELSAEADAVVAGTEEFLGVLRALAEPG; this is encoded by the coding sequence GTGGAAGCGAGAATCGCCGAGCTGATCGCGCCGCTGCGCGCCGCCGCCGGGACGGCCGCTGTGCTCTGCGACGTCGACGGGACCCTGGCGCCGATCGTCGATGATCCCGGCTCCGCCACCGTCCCGGTGGGGACTCAGAAGGTGCTGCGGGCCCTCGCCCAGCGCTACGCCGTGGTGGCCTGCGTGTCTGGCCGGCGCGCGGCTGAGGCGCGACGGCTGGTGGGCATCGAGGAGCTCACCTATGCGGGCAACCACGGCCTCGAGCTGCTTGCCCCCGGGGCGGAGGCGACCGTGGATCTCGCGCCCACCGAGGGCGGCCTGGCCGCACGTGCCTTCGTCGGCGAGCTCCAGGAATCCACGCTGGCCGATGCCGGGCTGCGTCTCGAGGACAAGGGTCCAATCCAGGCGCTTCACTGGCGTACCGCCCCCGACGAGGGCGCTGCCGAACGACTGGCGAGCGAGGTCGCCGCCGGTGCGCGGAAGGCCGGTCTGGAGCCCCGCTGGGGGCGAAGGGTGCTGGAGATTCGCCCCACCTCGGGGATCGACAAGGGGACGGCAGTCAGGCGGTTGCTCTCCGCTCAGCGAATCGATCGCGCACTGTTCGGCGGAGACGACCGCACCGACCTGGACGCGTTCCGCGCCCTGCGCTCGCTGGGCGCTGCGGGCAGCCTGGTCGCGGCGGTCTGTATCGGCATCGACTCGGCCGAGGCACCGGAGGAGCTGTCCGCGGAAGCGGACGCCGTTGTCGCGGGCACGGAGGAGTTCCTTGGGGTGCTGCGAGCTCTCGCGGAGCCCGGCTGA
- a CDS encoding sulfite exporter TauE/SafE family protein, which translates to MEYVAAALLGFAGGTLGGLVGVGGGVLFVPALAIFLDQSQIHAEATSLLAIVFVALVGAWRQWGYGNVRVRDGLVVGALSPLGVAVGVVISNAVAERTLELMFAALALVFAVQLFRRALRSPTAPNSVRSGSGSSGAAGPHD; encoded by the coding sequence ATGGAGTACGTGGCCGCGGCCCTGCTGGGATTCGCCGGGGGGACCCTCGGCGGCTTGGTCGGGGTCGGCGGCGGGGTCCTGTTCGTGCCTGCGCTGGCGATCTTCCTCGACCAGTCCCAGATCCACGCCGAAGCGACGTCGCTGCTGGCGATCGTCTTCGTCGCCCTGGTGGGAGCCTGGCGCCAGTGGGGCTATGGAAACGTGCGGGTCCGCGACGGCCTCGTGGTTGGCGCCCTCTCGCCGCTCGGCGTGGCCGTTGGGGTCGTGATCTCGAATGCCGTCGCCGAGCGGACGCTCGAGCTCATGTTCGCTGCCCTGGCGCTCGTGTTCGCGGTTCAGCTTTTCCGCCGCGCGCTGAGATCGCCGACGGCACCGAATTCGGTGCGGTCGGGTTCGGGCTCCAGCGGGGCGGCAGGTCCACACGACTGA